The following are encoded together in the Neomonachus schauinslandi chromosome X, ASM220157v2, whole genome shotgun sequence genome:
- the LOC110583974 gene encoding SNRPN upstream reading frame protein-like, which produces MEWARDHLYLRWTTDYHIPDLEIQVKCSRTVSLTNQECHLYLRGSHQQQAPVVYFQVEILRQAFLTETPRGG; this is translated from the coding sequence ATGGAGTGGGCCAGGGACCACTTATACCTGAGATGGACTACAGACTACCACATACCAGATTTGGAAATCCAAGTCAAATGTAGTAGGACAGTCTCACTGACAAACCAAGAGTGTCACCTGTACTTGAGGGGATCTCATCAACAGCAAGCACCTGTGGTATATTTCCAGGTGGAAATCCTGAGACAGGCATTCTTAACTGAGACACCAAGAGGTGGGTAA